One segment of Pontibacter akesuensis DNA contains the following:
- a CDS encoding fasciclin domain-containing protein — protein sequence MKTYKIIAYAFALLMGFGLASCGTDESNSQNEMQEQSSEPTGREEPYARGTNPSTASAKNDEGNLDDTNPKIGGHEMMPTQIITENITSNYKLQTLASLIRKAGLVETLNATGPYTVFAPVNDAFEGLPENVLEDLTKTENKAQLVEILNNHVIAGKLTANDLKDGAMLKTVGGESLKVTKRGNDVMINGAKVSEADQMSANGVIHVIDKVLAVNKQ from the coding sequence ATGAAGACATACAAAATAATAGCATACGCTTTCGCCCTGCTGATGGGCTTCGGCCTCGCGAGCTGCGGCACTGACGAGAGTAACAGCCAGAACGAAATGCAGGAGCAAAGCTCTGAGCCAACCGGCCGTGAAGAACCCTATGCCCGTGGCACAAACCCTTCTACCGCATCCGCTAAAAACGACGAGGGCAACCTGGACGACACCAACCCGAAAATAGGCGGGCACGAGATGATGCCGACGCAGATTATCACCGAGAACATCACCTCTAACTACAAACTCCAGACGCTTGCATCGCTGATTCGCAAGGCAGGCCTGGTGGAAACCCTGAATGCCACAGGACCCTATACCGTGTTTGCCCCGGTAAACGACGCCTTTGAGGGATTGCCGGAAAACGTGTTGGAGGACCTGACTAAAACAGAGAACAAAGCTCAGCTGGTCGAAATCCTGAACAACCACGTGATAGCTGGAAAGCTAACCGCGAACGACCTGAAAGACGGTGCCATGCTGAAAACTGTGGGTGGCGAATCGCTGAAGGTAACCAAAAGAGGCAATGATGTGATGATTAACGGTGCCAAGGTATCGGAGGCGGATCAGATGAGCGCAAATGGTGTGATCCATGTGATCGATAAAGTGCTTGCCGTAAACAAGCAGTAA
- a CDS encoding dicarboxylate/amino acid:cation symporter, with translation MKKLALHWQILIGMALGIAWGMAASYLGFVDFTLAWIQPFGVIFINLLKLIAVPLVLVSLITGVSSLSDISRLSRIGSKTISIYLGTTVLAVTLGLVLVNIFDPGKAFSPEKREEFKEQFASTTVQKSSDAAAVEQQGPLQPLVDIVPSNIFGSLTDNGAMLQVIFFALLFGIALIMIPPDKAAPVNDFFEGVNLVILKIVDIIMKTAPYGVFALLAGLVVDFAGDDPGSAVELLLVLGYYCLVVIAGLATMIFIVYPLLVVFIGKTKYKSFFEGIFPAQMLAFSTSSSAATLPVTMECAEKNLGINKEITSFVLPLGATINMDGTSLYQAVAAIFIAQAYGIELDIMAQLGIVMTATLASIGAAAVPGAGTVMLVIVLQQAGIPVEGIALILAPDRILDMCRTTVNVTGDATVAMLVARTEGQLHPPKEITTT, from the coding sequence ATGAAGAAACTTGCTTTACACTGGCAGATCCTGATCGGCATGGCTCTTGGCATTGCCTGGGGAATGGCCGCCAGCTACCTTGGCTTCGTGGACTTTACCCTTGCCTGGATCCAACCGTTCGGTGTTATTTTCATCAACCTGCTTAAACTCATTGCCGTGCCGCTGGTGCTTGTCTCGCTCATTACCGGCGTCTCCAGCCTAAGCGATATCAGCCGCCTTTCCCGCATCGGTTCCAAAACCATCAGTATTTACCTGGGCACCACGGTGCTGGCCGTTACGCTGGGGTTGGTGCTGGTTAACATCTTCGATCCGGGCAAAGCCTTCTCGCCCGAAAAGCGGGAGGAGTTTAAAGAGCAGTTCGCCTCTACCACCGTCCAAAAATCATCCGACGCGGCCGCTGTGGAGCAGCAGGGGCCACTGCAACCGCTCGTAGACATAGTGCCGAGCAACATCTTCGGCTCCCTTACCGATAACGGTGCCATGCTGCAGGTTATCTTCTTTGCCCTCCTTTTCGGCATAGCCCTCATCATGATTCCGCCGGATAAGGCTGCCCCGGTAAATGACTTTTTCGAGGGTGTAAACCTGGTGATCCTGAAGATTGTAGACATCATCATGAAAACCGCCCCTTATGGCGTGTTTGCCTTGCTGGCGGGACTGGTGGTAGATTTCGCCGGCGATGATCCCGGGTCTGCCGTGGAACTGCTGCTGGTGCTGGGCTACTACTGCCTGGTGGTGATTGCAGGCCTGGCCACGATGATCTTTATCGTGTACCCGCTGCTGGTGGTGTTTATCGGCAAGACGAAGTATAAAAGCTTTTTCGAGGGCATATTCCCGGCTCAGATGCTGGCTTTCTCTACCTCATCGAGTGCGGCCACGCTGCCTGTAACAATGGAGTGCGCCGAAAAGAACCTGGGCATCAACAAAGAGATTACGAGCTTTGTGCTTCCATTGGGAGCAACCATCAACATGGATGGCACCAGCCTTTACCAGGCAGTGGCCGCTATCTTTATTGCCCAGGCTTACGGCATTGAGCTGGATATCATGGCGCAGTTGGGTATTGTGATGACGGCAACGCTGGCCTCTATCGGAGCGGCCGCTGTGCCCGGTGCCGGTACGGTAATGCTGGTGATTGTGCTGCAGCAGGCAGGAATTCCTGTGGAAGGCATCGCGCTTATACTTGCCCCGGACCGTATCCTGGATATGTGCCGCACCACGGTGAACGTGACCGGCGACGCGACTGTAGCGATGCTGGTTGCCCGTACTGAGGGGCAGCTGCACCCGCCTAAAGAGATAACAACAACGTAG
- the rsgA gene encoding ribosome small subunit-dependent GTPase A: MKGVVVKSTGSWYLVRDAEANLHRARLRGKFKNKNLKVSNPLAVGDRVEFDVETTGEDTAVIYKIEDRENYIIRQSTHKTAYSHIIAANLDQALLIVTLVSPRTSFGFIDRFLVTAEAYDIPAILIFNKTDLYDEDVQEYQRQIAHMYGQIGYDSLAASAANQEGIEEIQALLQGKTTLLSGHSGVGKSSLINLLVMDLALKTAEISDFSDKGVHTTTFAEMFEVNEDTYIIDTPGIKELGIVDIPAAQLSHFFPEMRERMNQCRFNNCTHFNEPGCAVIEAVRGSEISLTRYESYLSMLHNQDNRK, encoded by the coding sequence ATGAAGGGAGTAGTAGTAAAATCGACGGGATCGTGGTATTTGGTGCGCGATGCGGAAGCCAACCTGCACCGGGCCAGGCTGCGCGGCAAGTTCAAGAACAAAAACCTGAAAGTGAGTAATCCACTCGCCGTGGGCGACCGCGTGGAGTTCGACGTGGAGACAACCGGCGAGGACACAGCCGTAATTTACAAGATTGAGGACCGCGAGAACTACATCATCCGCCAGAGCACGCACAAAACAGCCTATTCCCACATCATTGCCGCTAACCTCGACCAGGCGCTGCTCATTGTTACGCTGGTGTCGCCGCGCACCTCCTTTGGCTTTATCGACCGCTTTCTGGTCACCGCTGAGGCTTATGATATTCCGGCCATACTTATCTTCAACAAAACTGATTTGTACGATGAGGACGTGCAGGAATACCAGCGGCAGATTGCGCACATGTACGGGCAGATCGGCTACGACAGTTTAGCTGCCTCGGCCGCAAACCAGGAAGGCATAGAGGAGATTCAGGCGCTGCTGCAAGGCAAAACCACGCTGCTTTCCGGCCACTCCGGCGTAGGCAAATCCTCGTTGATCAACCTGCTGGTGATGGACCTGGCCCTGAAAACCGCCGAAATCTCCGACTTCTCCGACAAAGGGGTGCATACCACCACCTTCGCCGAGATGTTTGAGGTGAACGAAGACACCTACATCATCGACACGCCGGGCATCAAGGAACTGGGCATTGTGGATATTCCGGCGGCACAGCTAAGCCATTTTTTCCCGGAGATGCGCGAGCGCATGAACCAGTGCCGCTTCAACAACTGCACCCATTTCAACGAGCCGGGCTGCGCCGTAATTGAGGCTGTGCGCGGCAGCGAGATTTCCCTTACCCGCTACGAAAGCTACCTGAGCATGCTCCACAACCAGGACAACCGCAAGTAG
- a CDS encoding vWA domain-containing protein: MAIGYRFTDFVPPQDDKPGFESLLKIFLQLVTITSGDAGEALNWLSSLDKQYNLTGDEYGIGDFIEDLRKKGYLDEDPQKKGSFSLTAKSEQGIRKSALEEIFGKLKKGGKGSHATPHTGTGDEASTDRREYRFGDSIEQISMTDSLRNAQINHGIGDLQLTEQDLEVNETEHKTQAATVLMIDISHSMILYGEDRITPAKKVAMALAELIRQKYPKDTLDVIVFGNDAWQIEVKDLPYLEVGPYHTNTVAGLELAMDILRKRKTPNKQIFMITDGKPTCLKEGLHYYKNSFGLDRKVVNKTLNLAAQCRRIKIPITTFMIASDPYLKAFVDEFTQVNNGQAYYSSLKGLGHLVFRDYRQNRKKTF; this comes from the coding sequence ATGGCAATAGGATACCGATTTACTGATTTTGTACCCCCGCAGGACGATAAGCCCGGCTTTGAGTCGCTGCTCAAGATATTTCTGCAGTTAGTAACCATTACCTCCGGCGATGCGGGCGAGGCATTGAACTGGCTCAGCTCATTGGACAAGCAGTATAACCTGACTGGTGACGAATACGGCATCGGCGACTTTATTGAAGACCTCCGCAAGAAAGGCTACCTGGATGAGGACCCGCAGAAGAAAGGCAGCTTCAGCCTAACGGCCAAGAGTGAGCAGGGCATCCGCAAAAGTGCGCTGGAAGAAATCTTCGGCAAGCTGAAAAAAGGCGGCAAAGGCAGCCACGCTACACCGCACACCGGCACCGGCGACGAAGCCAGCACCGACCGCCGCGAATACCGCTTCGGCGACTCCATCGAGCAGATCTCAATGACGGACTCGCTGCGCAATGCCCAGATAAACCACGGTATCGGTGATCTGCAACTCACGGAGCAGGACCTGGAGGTAAACGAGACGGAGCACAAAACGCAGGCGGCTACCGTGCTGATGATTGATATCTCGCACTCCATGATTTTGTACGGCGAGGACCGCATTACGCCTGCCAAGAAGGTAGCCATGGCCCTGGCTGAGCTTATCCGCCAGAAGTACCCGAAGGACACGCTAGATGTGATTGTGTTTGGAAACGACGCCTGGCAGATAGAGGTGAAAGACCTGCCCTACCTGGAAGTTGGGCCGTACCACACCAATACCGTAGCGGGGCTGGAGCTGGCGATGGATATCCTGCGCAAGCGAAAGACACCAAACAAGCAAATCTTTATGATCACCGACGGCAAGCCAACCTGCCTTAAAGAAGGGCTCCACTATTACAAGAACAGCTTCGGCCTGGACCGCAAAGTGGTGAACAAGACGCTGAACCTGGCTGCACAGTGCCGCCGCATCAAGATACCGATCACCACCTTTATGATTGCCTCAGACCCGTACCTGAAGGCGTTTGTGGATGAGTTTACTCAGGTAAACAACGGGCAGGCTTATTACAGCAGTCTCAAAGGCTTAGGGCACCTGGTGTTCCGGGATTACCGGCAGAACCGCAAAAAGACATTTTAA
- a CDS encoding sigma 54-interacting transcriptional regulator, whose translation MNYRDIPAEKLQQLKTLGQLKAAGYEPESVKQELRRNLIQKLKNKEEIFPGIWGYEETVIPDMQRAILSMHHVNLLGLRGQAKTRIARQMIDLLDEYIPVVKGSELNDDPLQPLSRFAKDQVHEHGDDTAIEWLHRSERYTEKLATPDVSVADLIGDADPIKAATLKLPYSDERVIHFGLIPRSHRGIFVINELPDLQARIQVALFNILQEGDIQIRGFKVRMPLDIQFVFTANPEDYTNRGSIVTPLKDRIDSQIITHYPKDIQTGKKITSQEARVKAGQDSLVKTNDIIGDLIEQVAFEARESEYVDAKSGVSARLTISAFENLLSAAERRALLNGESKTYVRVSDFLNTIPSVTGKVELVYEGEQEGAGHVAQVLMGKAIRTQFLAYFPDPDKAKKSKQGNPYKTITGWFGDGNTLDVLSDASGEEYKNALNKVPGLAELVEKQQPKAKGDEKLFMMEFALHGLAEHSQLSKNRLSTGLQFKDLLSGMFTMPSFGEEEEEDEDY comes from the coding sequence ATGAACTACCGAGATATTCCAGCAGAGAAACTACAGCAGCTAAAAACATTAGGCCAGCTTAAAGCAGCCGGATACGAGCCGGAGAGCGTGAAGCAGGAGCTGCGCCGTAACCTGATTCAGAAGCTGAAGAACAAGGAGGAGATTTTCCCGGGCATCTGGGGCTATGAGGAAACGGTGATTCCGGACATGCAACGCGCTATTCTGTCGATGCACCACGTGAACCTGCTGGGCTTGCGCGGCCAGGCGAAGACGCGTATTGCCCGCCAGATGATCGATTTGCTGGACGAGTACATACCCGTAGTAAAAGGCTCTGAACTGAACGACGACCCGCTGCAGCCGCTTTCGCGTTTTGCCAAAGACCAGGTGCATGAGCACGGCGACGACACGGCCATTGAGTGGCTGCACCGCTCGGAGCGCTACACCGAGAAACTGGCCACACCCGACGTGTCGGTGGCTGACCTGATTGGTGATGCGGACCCGATAAAAGCGGCCACATTGAAGCTGCCATATTCGGATGAGCGGGTGATTCATTTCGGCTTGATCCCGCGTTCGCACCGGGGCATCTTTGTTATTAACGAACTGCCCGATCTGCAGGCGCGCATCCAGGTGGCGCTGTTTAACATTTTGCAGGAAGGAGACATTCAGATACGTGGTTTTAAGGTGCGCATGCCGCTCGATATCCAGTTCGTTTTTACGGCCAACCCGGAAGACTATACCAACCGTGGCTCCATCGTGACACCGCTGAAAGACCGTATCGATTCGCAAATCATCACGCACTATCCGAAAGATATTCAAACGGGAAAGAAGATCACGAGCCAGGAGGCAAGAGTAAAGGCCGGACAGGATTCCCTCGTGAAAACCAACGACATCATCGGCGACCTGATAGAGCAGGTGGCCTTCGAGGCGCGCGAGAGCGAGTATGTGGATGCCAAAAGCGGTGTATCAGCCCGACTGACAATATCTGCTTTTGAGAACCTACTAAGTGCCGCCGAACGACGCGCGCTGCTCAACGGCGAAAGCAAAACCTATGTGCGCGTGTCTGATTTCCTGAACACCATTCCTTCGGTAACAGGTAAGGTGGAGTTGGTGTACGAGGGCGAGCAGGAGGGAGCGGGCCATGTGGCGCAGGTGCTCATGGGCAAGGCCATCCGCACGCAATTCCTTGCCTACTTCCCGGACCCGGACAAAGCCAAGAAGTCAAAACAGGGAAATCCCTACAAAACCATTACCGGCTGGTTTGGCGATGGAAATACGCTGGATGTACTGAGTGATGCATCGGGCGAGGAATACAAGAATGCGCTGAACAAAGTGCCGGGCCTAGCCGAGTTGGTTGAGAAGCAGCAGCCAAAGGCAAAAGGCGACGAGAAACTGTTTATGATGGAGTTTGCCTTACACGGCCTTGCTGAGCACAGCCAGTTAAGTAAAAACCGCCTCAGCACCGGCCTTCAGTTTAAAGACCTGCTAAGTGGTATGTTCACCATGCCAAGCTTCGGCGAAGAAGAGGAGGAAGACGAGGACTATTGA
- a CDS encoding DUF427 domain-containing protein: MKAIWNEKVIADSNDTIEIEGNQYFPPESINKAYFNESHTHTSCPWKGEASYYHVNVNGETNKDAAWYYPNPRDAAKEIKGYVAFWKGVKVQE; encoded by the coding sequence ATGAAAGCGATATGGAATGAAAAGGTAATTGCCGACAGCAACGACACCATTGAAATTGAGGGAAACCAGTACTTCCCGCCTGAAAGTATAAACAAGGCCTATTTCAACGAAAGCCACACGCACACCAGTTGTCCCTGGAAAGGCGAGGCCTCCTATTATCACGTAAACGTGAACGGCGAAACAAACAAAGATGCCGCCTGGTATTACCCTAACCCCCGCGATGCAGCCAAAGAAATTAAAGGTTATGTTGCTTTCTGGAAAGGTGTGAAAGTGCAGGAGTAA
- a CDS encoding acyl-ACP desaturase, with the protein MITAALASRSEVIKWMEDFVSEKLSEFLKTVEDSWQPADLLPDATMDTFLDEIKDLRERARDLSYDLMAVLVGDTITEEALPTYESWLMTIDGLPQDPNGPWMKWNRGWTAEENRHGDALNRYLYLSGRVNMREMEASTQYLIADGFDLMTDSDPYRSFVYTSFQETATNISHRRVAQIAKRQGDLQLAKLCGHVAADEARHAKAYKAFVSKIFEADPNEMMLAFEDMMRKKIVMPAHYMRELGVDMGKTFGHFTDAAQRIGVYTSADYTDILEGLIAEWKIEALSGLDEAGERARDYVMALPARLKRVAERMRVPSLEYKFRWIA; encoded by the coding sequence ATGATTACAGCAGCACTCGCCTCTCGTTCAGAAGTCATAAAATGGATGGAAGACTTCGTAAGCGAAAAGCTCTCCGAGTTTCTGAAAACTGTGGAAGATAGCTGGCAGCCTGCAGATCTTTTACCTGATGCCACCATGGATACTTTCCTGGATGAGATAAAGGATTTACGTGAGCGCGCCCGCGACCTGAGCTACGACCTGATGGCCGTTTTAGTCGGCGATACGATAACAGAAGAAGCACTTCCAACCTACGAAAGCTGGTTGATGACCATAGACGGACTTCCACAGGACCCGAACGGCCCCTGGATGAAATGGAACCGCGGCTGGACAGCAGAAGAAAACCGCCACGGCGATGCGTTAAACCGCTACCTGTATCTGAGTGGCCGCGTTAACATGCGCGAAATGGAGGCGTCTACCCAGTACCTGATCGCCGATGGCTTTGACCTGATGACGGACAGCGATCCGTACCGCTCTTTTGTGTACACCAGCTTCCAGGAAACTGCTACCAACATTTCGCACCGCCGCGTAGCCCAGATAGCCAAGCGCCAGGGCGATTTGCAGCTGGCTAAACTTTGCGGCCATGTGGCAGCAGACGAGGCACGCCATGCAAAGGCGTACAAGGCATTTGTGAGCAAGATATTTGAGGCCGACCCGAACGAGATGATGCTGGCTTTTGAAGATATGATGCGCAAAAAGATTGTGATGCCAGCGCACTACATGCGTGAGCTGGGTGTGGACATGGGCAAGACCTTCGGCCACTTCACCGATGCGGCGCAGCGAATAGGCGTTTATACTTCTGCCGACTACACCGATATTCTGGAAGGCCTGATAGCCGAGTGGAAGATTGAGGCCCTCTCCGGGCTGGACGAAGCCGGTGAGCGTGCCCGCGATTACGTGATGGCCCTGCCAGCACGCCTGAAGCGCGTAGCAGAGCGCATGCGCGTACCATCGCTGGAGTACAAATTTCGCTGGATCGCCTAG
- a CDS encoding peptidylprolyl isomerase, translating into MKTAEIHTGKGVMKVEFFEKDAPKTVENFTKLANEGFYDGLTFHRVIPDFVVQGGCPNTREGAKGVPGTGGPGYKIDCELTGENQYHDRGVLSMAHAGRNTGGSQFFIVHSRKNTAHLDRNHTVFGKVVEGLEVIDQIRANDRIEKIVVNEA; encoded by the coding sequence ATGAAAACTGCAGAAATACATACCGGCAAAGGTGTAATGAAGGTGGAGTTTTTTGAAAAAGACGCTCCAAAAACTGTTGAGAACTTCACCAAGCTTGCCAATGAGGGCTTTTATGATGGCCTTACGTTTCACCGCGTAATTCCGGACTTCGTAGTGCAGGGCGGCTGCCCGAACACGCGCGAAGGAGCCAAAGGCGTACCAGGAACAGGTGGCCCAGGCTATAAGATCGACTGCGAACTGACCGGCGAAAACCAGTACCACGACCGTGGCGTGCTAAGTATGGCGCATGCCGGCCGCAACACCGGTGGCTCCCAGTTCTTTATCGTGCACAGCCGCAAGAACACTGCCCACCTCGACAGAAACCACACCGTTTTCGGTAAAGTGGTGGAGGGCCTGGAGGTGATCGACCAAATCCGCGCCAACGACCGCATCGAGAAAATAGTAGTGAACGAGGCTTAA
- a CDS encoding 3-deoxy-D-manno-octulosonic acid transferase has protein sequence MPKLLYDIGLKAYETGMALAAPFNQKAKLMRQGRERQFDKLREALQINKEPLVWFHCASLGEFEQGRPVMEAFREASPKYKILLTFFSPSGYEVRKNYPGANYIFYLPLDSASNARQFLDIVQPKLAVFVKYEFWHYYLLELQQRQIPILSISAIFRQEQVFFKPYGAFYRNILQRFTHIYTQNKSSLELLQRINISHASIAGDTRFDRVLQTAASVKTIPKVEAFAAGQLVFMVGSSWPVDIDVLLPLIQKYSASIKFIIAPHEVNAASINTVMKTVGAGAIRFSEASEASVARYGVLVIDNIGMLSSLYSYGTYAYIGGAFGKGLHNTLEAAVFGLPLFFGPSYGKFQEAKDLVELGCAFPVNSSEELLKAFEEVHETPGLRQSITIKEKTYVQEQAGATTRIMADITRLLNEAR, from the coding sequence TTGCCAAAATTACTCTACGACATCGGGCTGAAGGCTTACGAAACAGGCATGGCGCTGGCGGCTCCTTTTAACCAAAAGGCGAAGCTGATGCGGCAGGGGCGTGAGCGGCAGTTCGATAAGTTACGAGAGGCACTGCAAATCAACAAGGAGCCGCTCGTGTGGTTTCATTGTGCCTCGCTTGGCGAGTTCGAGCAGGGACGGCCAGTGATGGAGGCGTTTCGGGAGGCTTCCCCCAAGTATAAGATCCTGCTCACCTTCTTCTCCCCTTCCGGCTATGAAGTGCGCAAGAACTACCCCGGAGCCAACTACATTTTCTACCTGCCGCTGGACAGCGCCTCAAACGCACGCCAGTTTCTTGATATCGTGCAACCGAAACTGGCTGTATTTGTGAAGTATGAGTTCTGGCATTATTACCTGCTGGAGCTGCAGCAACGCCAAATACCCATTCTTTCCATTTCGGCCATTTTCCGGCAGGAGCAGGTTTTCTTCAAACCTTATGGCGCTTTTTACCGCAACATCCTGCAGCGCTTCACGCACATTTACACTCAGAATAAATCCTCGCTGGAGCTGCTGCAACGTATAAACATTTCCCACGCAAGTATAGCCGGCGACACCCGCTTTGACCGGGTGCTGCAAACAGCGGCCTCCGTAAAGACGATTCCGAAGGTTGAAGCCTTTGCCGCCGGGCAGTTAGTGTTTATGGTAGGCAGCAGCTGGCCTGTAGATATTGATGTGCTGTTGCCCCTGATTCAGAAGTATAGCGCAAGTATAAAATTCATCATCGCGCCGCACGAGGTGAATGCGGCAAGTATAAACACGGTGATGAAAACAGTGGGAGCCGGTGCCATTCGTTTCTCGGAGGCCAGCGAGGCAAGCGTGGCCAGGTATGGTGTGCTGGTGATCGACAACATCGGTATGCTTTCCTCCCTCTACAGCTACGGCACTTACGCCTACATTGGCGGGGCGTTTGGCAAGGGATTGCACAACACGCTGGAGGCAGCGGTGTTTGGTCTTCCGCTGTTCTTCGGGCCCTCCTACGGCAAGTTTCAGGAGGCGAAGGACCTGGTGGAGTTGGGCTGCGCCTTCCCTGTGAACAGCAGCGAGGAATTGCTGAAAGCTTTCGAGGAAGTCCATGAAACACCGGGGCTGCGCCAAAGTATAACAATCAAAGAAAAGACATACGTACAAGAGCAGGCGGGCGCCACGACCAGGATCATGGCCGACATAACGCGCCTGCTTAACGAAGCCAGATGA
- a CDS encoding FG-GAP-like repeat-containing protein, whose product MNYYLLIIPFTSPFMLKKTFLVFMLQFGALVASAQFKVVSNSPVSSDEVESMGISWTDYDDDGDDDLFITVSYPIQGELSTRDVLFNNNGEGVFTQVTTGNLIDEEGTGRSSTWADFNNDGLIDAFIINQHEAFLFKNAGGGVFTKTMSVPTTSFSFDNLYSGGLWGDFNGDGYVDLFVTSSPHSDNARNILYLNNKDESFTKVSGDKNFSTARSGTDPSAIDYDNNGTLDLFVPNYCANNFLYSNQGDSTFISVTQSVLLQSSCSVGASWADYDNDGDFDVLIQNNVNGNNLLFANNGDGTFTEVRNAATNFGASSSAWGDFDNDGWIDLVIVGSDEEGSTRLLKNNEGKSFTDVSLEQGITNKNYSWAVAWSDYNKDGSLDFFVANAHGNGLPANDILYENKPNENGWINIKLKGTNSNRSAIGAVVKVKSGGKWQMRTVQSKTGNNSQNSLNIHFGLGSAKKIDTLQVIWPHHGTQEFINHPINKFIEVTEADFPKAPKNLTAIQAGIGEVKISWDDSSSDEIGFRVERSLANESSFKPVSVVPENDNFFTDIELQGSGTYYYRVASTKAGGFSTYSNVVSVTISKPTGIFEQDPLVSIYPNPVRDYLMIEWRSFNNEILRIVNAKGQTVYHGPFNSTGMISFKDFAPGLYIISLGNKKMKILKE is encoded by the coding sequence GTGAATTACTATCTATTAATCATTCCGTTTACTTCTCCCTTTATGCTAAAGAAAACATTCTTAGTCTTTATGCTTCAATTTGGAGCGTTGGTTGCTTCAGCTCAATTTAAAGTTGTTTCTAACAGCCCGGTTTCCAGTGACGAAGTAGAATCTATGGGGATTTCATGGACTGACTATGACGATGATGGAGATGATGATCTCTTCATTACTGTATCTTATCCTATTCAAGGAGAGCTTTCAACACGGGATGTATTGTTTAATAATAATGGAGAGGGTGTTTTTACACAAGTCACAACTGGTAATCTGATTGATGAGGAGGGGACAGGCAGGAGTTCAACATGGGCAGACTTCAACAATGATGGTTTAATAGATGCTTTTATAATCAACCAACACGAGGCCTTTCTATTTAAGAATGCAGGAGGTGGAGTTTTTACGAAAACAATGTCAGTTCCTACTACATCCTTCTCATTTGATAACCTCTACAGCGGGGGGCTTTGGGGAGATTTCAACGGGGACGGATACGTGGATTTATTTGTGACTTCCTCCCCACATTCTGATAATGCTCGAAACATACTTTACTTAAATAACAAAGACGAATCTTTTACAAAAGTTTCGGGCGATAAAAATTTTTCCACAGCAAGAAGTGGAACTGATCCATCAGCGATAGACTATGATAACAATGGCACTTTGGATCTGTTTGTTCCCAACTACTGCGCTAATAACTTTCTATATTCTAACCAAGGCGATAGCACTTTTATAAGTGTAACACAAAGTGTTCTGCTGCAGTCAAGTTGCTCTGTTGGGGCATCTTGGGCCGACTATGACAACGATGGCGATTTTGATGTGCTGATTCAAAACAATGTAAACGGCAACAATTTACTTTTTGCAAATAATGGTGACGGAACATTTACAGAAGTACGTAATGCGGCAACTAATTTTGGGGCATCTTCTTCAGCATGGGGTGATTTTGACAATGATGGCTGGATTGATCTTGTTATAGTAGGTAGTGACGAAGAGGGGAGTACACGCTTACTTAAGAATAATGAAGGGAAATCTTTCACTGATGTATCTCTAGAACAAGGTATTACCAATAAAAACTATTCTTGGGCTGTAGCTTGGTCAGATTATAATAAAGATGGCTCACTGGATTTTTTTGTTGCGAACGCTCATGGAAATGGACTGCCAGCCAATGATATCCTTTATGAGAATAAACCGAATGAAAATGGCTGGATAAATATCAAATTAAAAGGTACTAATTCTAACCGTTCTGCTATAGGAGCTGTTGTTAAAGTTAAAAGTGGAGGGAAATGGCAGATGAGAACAGTTCAGTCAAAAACTGGTAACAACTCTCAGAATTCTCTTAATATACATTTTGGATTAGGGTCGGCGAAAAAGATTGATACGCTTCAAGTGATATGGCCACATCATGGCACTCAGGAGTTTATTAATCATCCTATAAACAAATTTATTGAAGTTACAGAAGCAGATTTCCCAAAAGCTCCTAAAAACCTCACCGCAATCCAAGCCGGTATAGGAGAGGTTAAGATAAGTTGGGATGATAGTTCATCAGATGAGATAGGCTTTAGGGTAGAAAGGTCGTTAGCTAATGAAAGTAGCTTTAAGCCTGTCTCCGTAGTACCGGAGAATGATAATTTCTTTACTGATATCGAACTACAGGGGAGTGGCACATACTACTATAGAGTTGCCTCTACGAAGGCAGGAGGTTTCTCAACCTATTCCAATGTTGTATCGGTTACTATCAGTAAACCAACGGGTATTTTTGAACAAGATCCCTTGGTGTCTATATATCCTAACCCAGTTCGTGATTACTTAATGATTGAATGGAGAAGCTTTAATAATGAAATTCTTAGAATTGTTAATGCCAAAGGGCAAACAGTATATCATGGGCCATTCAATAGCACCGGAATGATTTCATTTAAAGATTTTGCACCAGGGTTGTATATCATTTCTCTCGGTAACAAAAAAATGAAGATTTTAAAAGAATGA